The following DNA comes from Aquipuribacter hungaricus.
TCGAGGGGGCCAAGTACGTCTGCTCGGCGCCGCTGCGGAGCAAGCACGAGAGCCACGGCCGCGACCTCTGGCGCGGGCTGCGCACGAACGACCTGTCGATCGTCGCGACCGACCACTGCCCGTTCTGCTACAAGGACCAGAAGGAGCTCGGGCGCGAGGACTTCCGCGCCATACCCAACGGCATCGGCGGCGTGGAGCACCGCATGGACCTCATCTTCCAGGGGGTGGTGACCGGCGAGCTGAGCCTCGAGCGATGGGTGGAGACGTGCTCCACGACTCCGGCGCGCATGTTCGGCCTCTACCCGCGCAAGGGCGTCATCGCCCCCGGCGCGGACGCCGACATCGTGCTGTACGACCCGCAGGCCCGGACGACGATCTCCGCCGCCACGCACCACATGACCATGGACTACTCGGCCTACGAGGGCTTCGAGGTGGCCGGCGGCGTCCGCACCGTGATGTCGCGCGGGAGGGTCGTGGTGGACCGGGGCACCTACCACGGCAGCAAGGGGCACGGCCGGTTCCTGCCGCGGGGGCTCAGCAGCTACCTGCGCTGAGGTGGCCGGGGGTCGCGTCCGCCCAGGCGACGGCGCGGCCCTCGTACATGAACCCGGCCGGCCTCGGCGCGCCCTCCTCGTACCAGGTGGTCAGCGCGGTGACCGTCAGCGGCGACGCCTGCAGCAGCCCCCGGACGTCCCGGTCGAGCACGCACCCGGCGATGCGCTTGTTCAGCCCGTTGCCCCGGCGCTGCCAGCGGACCACGGACGCCTCCTCGGCCAGGCCGTGCTCCACCAGGTGCAGCACCCCGCCCGGACGCAGCACCCGGGCGAGCTCCGCCAGCACCGCCGCCGGGTCGTCGGTGGCGCACAGCGTCCACGTGGACAGCGCGGCGTCGAACCGGTCGTCGGGGAACGGCAGCCGCTCGGCCACCGCCTCCGTGCGGACCACCGGCACCGGCGAGGCTGCCCGGCGCGCGGCGGACAGGGCGAACGCGCCGCCGGACGGGTCGACGGCCCACACCCCCGTCACGCCCGGCGGCAGGTACGGCTGGTTGTGACCGCTGCCGTAGCCGATCTCCACGACGTCGCCGACCATGCCGGCGCAGACCCGCTGCCGCACCCCACCGGTCTGCGAGGTGCCGAGGGTGGCGTCGAGCAGCCGCGGCTGCACCACCCGTGCCCACAGGCCCATCCGGCGATGCTCCTCCACAGAGGAGGTCGCGTCGAGGCCCGGGTCTGTCCAGCCCGTCGGGCGCACGGATACCCTCCGGCTCACCCCTGACGGAGGAGCAGCATGGACCGGATCTCGCACTGGGTCGACAACGCCGTCCTGACGGGCACGTCCGGGCGCACGTCACCCGTCACCGACCCGGCCACCGGCCGCGTCACCGCCCAGCTGGACCTCGCCACCACCGCCGAGGTCGACGCCGTCGTCGCCTCCGCCAAGGCCGCCGCGGTCGGGTGGTCGCAGACCTCGGTCGCCACCCGCACCCGGCTGATGTTCCGGTTCCGCGAGCTCGTCGAGGCCAACCGCGACGAGATCGCCCGCCGGCTGAGCAGCGAGCACGGCAAGGTCCTGTCCGACGCGGGCGGCGAGGTGGCCCGGGCGCTGGAGGCGGTCGAGTACGCGTGCGGCCTGGCCGAGCTGCTCAAGGGCGACTACACGGAGCAGGCGTCGTCGGGCGTCGACGTGTACTCGATGCGCCAGCCGCTCGGCGTCGTGGCCGGCATCACGCCGTTCAACTTCCCTGCCATGGTCCCGCTGTGGATGATCCCCAACGCCGTGGCGTGCGGGAACACCTTCGTCCTCAAGCCCAGCGAGAAGGACCCGTCGGCGCCGATGTTCGTCGCCGAGCTCTTCGCGGAGGCCGGCTTCCCGGCGGGTGTGCTCAACGTCGTCAACGGCGACGCCGAGGCCGTCGACCACCTGCTCACCCACCCGGACGTGGCGGCGCTCAGCTTCGTCGGGTCCACCCCGATCGCCCGGCACGTGTACGAGACGGGCACCCGGGCCGGCAAGCGGGTCCAGGCCCTCGGCGGGGCCAAGAACCACATGGTCGTCCTACCCGACGCCGACCTCGACCTGGCCGCGGACGCCGCGGTCAACGCCGCCTACGGCTCGGCCGGCGAGCGCTGCATGGCCAT
Coding sequences within:
- a CDS encoding class I SAM-dependent methyltransferase, producing MGLWARVVQPRLLDATLGTSQTGGVRQRVCAGMVGDVVEIGYGSGHNQPYLPPGVTGVWAVDPSGGAFALSAARRAASPVPVVRTEAVAERLPFPDDRFDAALSTWTLCATDDPAAVLAELARVLRPGGVLHLVEHGLAEEASVVRWQRRGNGLNKRIAGCVLDRDVRGLLQASPLTVTALTTWYEEGAPRPAGFMYEGRAVAWADATPGHLSAGSC
- a CDS encoding CoA-acylating methylmalonate-semialdehyde dehydrogenase yields the protein MDRISHWVDNAVLTGTSGRTSPVTDPATGRVTAQLDLATTAEVDAVVASAKAAAVGWSQTSVATRTRLMFRFRELVEANRDEIARRLSSEHGKVLSDAGGEVARALEAVEYACGLAELLKGDYTEQASSGVDVYSMRQPLGVVAGITPFNFPAMVPLWMIPNAVACGNTFVLKPSEKDPSAPMFVAELFAEAGFPAGVLNVVNGDAEAVDHLLTHPDVAALSFVGSTPIARHVYETGTRAGKRVQALGGAKNHMVVLPDADLDLAADAAVNAAYGSAGERCMAISVVVAVGDVGDPLVDAIAARVDTLVIGPGDDPESQMGPLITREHRDRVAGYVEAGAAAGARVVVDGRDRVFDGDGFFLGVTLLDHVTPDMTVYTDEIFGPVLVVVRTETYVEAMALVEANPWGNGAAIFTRDGGAARRFQHEVTAGMVGVNVPIPVPVGYYSFGGWKDSLFGDTHMYGPEGIHFWTRGKVVTSRWPDPSTSAIDLGFPRND